A window of Bacteroidales bacterium contains these coding sequences:
- a CDS encoding DUF2283 domain-containing protein, protein MKLKYFKDTDTLYIDLSEKTSTESLEVTEGIVIDFDKDNKIVGIEIEQAKKILDFNNFNIDIPFNEILKKQKIEKMT, encoded by the coding sequence ATGAAACTAAAATATTTTAAAGATACTGATACACTTTATATAGATTTATCGGAAAAAACCAGCACAGAATCATTAGAAGTAACCGAAGGTATAGTAATAGATTTTGATAAGGATAATAAAATTGTTGGTATTGAAATAGAACAAGCTAAAAAAATTTTAGATTTTAATAATTTTAATATTGATATTCCTTTTAATGAAATTTTAAAAAAACAAAAAATTGAAAAGATGACATAA
- a CDS encoding response regulator transcription factor, with protein sequence MKKITCIIVDDEKEARDRAEDLLKMFKEIRIIAKEGDTDIAIKKIIQQKPDIVFLDIEMPGKNGFDIVNEIKENNISPKFIFVTGHSQYTIKAIRNAAFDYLLKPIDIDDLKETIERYKNSKKIDISYETNGVKKVKIVDLSEREKEIIRLIIKGKTSKEISELLFISKNTVDTHRRNILEKTGLKSTNELICFVIKKGLV encoded by the coding sequence ATGAAAAAAATAACATGCATAATTGTTGATGATGAAAAAGAAGCAAGAGACAGGGCTGAAGACTTGTTAAAAATGTTTAAAGAAATTCGGATAATTGCAAAAGAAGGTGATACTGACATTGCTATAAAAAAAATTATTCAGCAAAAACCTGATATTGTTTTCCTTGATATCGAAATGCCAGGTAAAAATGGTTTTGATATTGTTAACGAAATAAAGGAAAATAATATTTCCCCAAAATTTATTTTTGTAACCGGACATTCTCAATATACAATTAAAGCTATTAGAAATGCAGCATTCGACTATTTATTAAAACCTATTGATATTGATGATTTGAAAGAAACAATTGAAAGATATAAAAACAGTAAAAAAATAGATATAAGTTATGAAACAAACGGTGTTAAAAAAGTTAAAATTGTTGACTTAAGCGAAAGAGAAAAAGAAATTATCAGGCTTATTATTAAAGGCAAAACAAGTAAAGAAATTTCAGAACTCTTGTTTATCAGTAAAAATACAGTTGATACTCACCGCAGAAATATATTAGAAAAAACCGGACTGAAATCTACAAATGAATTAATATGTTTTGTTATTAAAAAAGGATTGGTATAA